Proteins from one Pithys albifrons albifrons isolate INPA30051 chromosome 2, PitAlb_v1, whole genome shotgun sequence genomic window:
- the NUP43 gene encoding nucleoporin Nup43, giving the protein MEDVSAKFVSQKISRTRWRPPPTAALQPPDIFATGSWDNEDNRISLWSAGDLGNVGLNGEYHGEPHLLCDIQHNGDVMDMQFLDQERIVVASSTGTVTIFRHHQNNQTLSVNHRWEKAHHHVDQDTCCGGAACTGVVCNNPEIVTVGEDGRINLFRADQKDAVRTIDNADSSTLHAVTFLRTTEILTVNSIGQLKIWDFRQQRNEPSQIFSLAGDRVPLHCVDRHPNQQHIVATGGQDGMLSIWDIRQGTMPVSLLNAHEAEMWEVHFHPSNPDHLFTCSEDGSLWHWDASTSVSEKPSFLHQGGRSTTYLSHSTINQSVVSAWLSNDPTKDRMEITNLIPNQTLSVNSLDVLGPCLVYGTDAEAIYVNRQLFA; this is encoded by the exons ATGGAGGACGTGAGCGCCAAGTTCGTGTCGCAGAAGATCAGCCGGACGCGCTGGCGGCCCCCGCCCACCGCcgccctgcagcccccagatATCTTCGCCACCGGCTCCTGGGACAACGAG GATAACAGGATCTCCCTTTGGTCTGCTGGCGACCTTGGAAATGTGGGCCTCAATGGTGAATATCATGGAGAACCTCACCTGCTGTGTGACATCCAGCACAACGGTGATGTTATGGACATGCAG TTTTTGGATCAAGAGAGAATCGTGGTTGCCTCATCAACAGGAACCGTAACGATATTCCGTCATCACCAAAATAACCAG ACATTGTCTGTCAACCATCGGTGGGAGAAAGCCCATCATCATGTGGATCAAGACACGTGCTGTGGTGGAGCAGCATGTACTGGAGTTGTCTGCAACAACCCAGAAATTGTCACCGTTGGAGAAGATGGAAGAATAAATCTCTTCAGAGCTGACCAGAAAGATGCAGTAAGAACTATAG ACAATGCAGACAGCAGTACACTCCATGCAGTGACTTTCCTTCGCACAACTGAGATCTTGACAGTGAATTCAATTGGACAGTTAAAAATATGGGACTTCAGACAGCAAAGAAATGAGCcatctcaaatattttcttt ggCAGGTGACAGAGTTCCACTGCACTGTGTGGACAGGCATCCCAATCAGCAGCATATTGTTGCCACAGGGGGCCAGGATGGGATGCTGAGCATATGGGACATCAGGCAGGGTACTATGCCAGTGTCCCTGCTAAATGCTCATGAAGCAGAAA TGTGGGAAGTTCACTTCCATCCCTCCAACCCTGATCACTTATTTACGTGTTCTGAAGATGGATCtctctggcactgggatgctTCCACAAGTGTATCTGAAAAACCAtcttttcttcatcaag GAGGAAGAAGTACTACCTATCTTTCCCACAGTACCATTAACCAGTCCGTAGTAAGTGCCTGGCTAAGCAACGATCCTACCAAAGACCGCATGGAAATCACCAACTTAATTCCAAATCAGACTTTGTCTGTGAATAGCTTAGATGTTTTAGGACCATGCCTAGTGTATGGTACTGACGCAGAGGCTATTTATGTGAACAGACAACTTTTTGCATGA